One Lactobacillus sp. CBA3606 DNA segment encodes these proteins:
- a CDS encoding ABC transporter ATP-binding protein — protein sequence MENPENVIEVRHLKIDFHTYAGEVKAIRDVSFDLRKGETLAIVGESGSGKSVTTRSLMGLLAPNAEVKGGSIMFHGEDIIKKSEKEMQHIRGKDIAMIFQDPMTSLDPTMRIGMQIAEPLMKHKGLKKKEAIAQALEMLKLVGITNPEGRINDYPYQFSGGMRQRIVIAIALVCYPEVLIADEPTTALDVTIQAQILDLMKDLQNRIDTSIIFITHDLGVVAGMADRVAVMYAGKIVEYGTVDEIFFNPQHPYTWGLLNSMPTLDTDSGSLQAIPGTPPDLLEPPVGDAFAARSDYAMKIDTEQEPPFFKVSDTHYAATWLLHPDAPKVTPPAEIVRRQKKFATMQRPEPPIKKATKE from the coding sequence ATGGAAAATCCTGAAAATGTCATTGAAGTTCGTCATTTAAAAATTGATTTCCACACCTATGCAGGTGAGGTTAAAGCGATTCGTGATGTCAGCTTTGATTTACGTAAAGGTGAAACATTAGCCATCGTTGGTGAATCCGGTTCTGGTAAGTCAGTTACCACCCGGTCATTAATGGGGTTACTAGCACCAAATGCCGAAGTAAAAGGCGGCAGTATTATGTTTCACGGCGAAGATATTATTAAAAAGTCTGAAAAAGAAATGCAACATATTCGTGGTAAAGATATCGCGATGATTTTCCAAGATCCAATGACGTCATTGGACCCAACGATGCGGATTGGGATGCAAATTGCAGAACCGCTAATGAAGCATAAAGGGTTGAAGAAAAAAGAAGCCATTGCGCAAGCTTTGGAAATGTTAAAGTTAGTCGGGATTACCAATCCAGAAGGTCGGATTAATGATTATCCGTATCAATTTTCCGGTGGGATGCGGCAACGGATTGTGATTGCTATCGCATTAGTTTGTTACCCCGAAGTCTTGATTGCTGATGAACCAACGACGGCTTTAGATGTTACCATTCAAGCGCAAATCTTGGATTTGATGAAAGATTTACAAAATCGAATTGATACGTCAATTATTTTCATCACCCATGATTTAGGGGTAGTTGCTGGGATGGCGGACCGCGTGGCAGTCATGTATGCCGGCAAGATTGTGGAATATGGGACGGTTGATGAAATCTTCTTCAATCCGCAACATCCTTATACTTGGGGCTTGTTGAACTCGATGCCAACGTTGGATACGGACAGTGGCTCGTTACAAGCGATTCCTGGGACACCACCAGATTTATTGGAACCACCTGTGGGTGATGCCTTTGCGGCCCGGAGTGACTATGCGATGAAGATTGATACGGAACAAGAACCACCGTTCTTCAAAGTATCTGATACGCATTATGCGGCGACGTGGTTATTGCATCCCGATGCACCTAAAGTAACGCCACCAGCTGAAATTGTGCGGCGGCAAAAGAAATTTGCGACGATGCAACGACCAGAACCACCGATTAAAAAAGCAACGAAGGAGTAA
- a CDS encoding LysR family transcriptional regulator yields the protein MNLKQLRYFLAVAEEGQMTAAAKRLHVAQPPLSYQIKQLELELGVVLFKRLPQGVTVTAAGQLLVGYAQQLTQLSATAENKVRALAQGITGTLNLGTVSSSAGVMPNQALLQWLKQHPDVQLDLTEGNTYELLDDLHKRLLDVAILRTPFNQQHLVCRYFPAERMVAVLPRRYSQFAQRRQLRLSDLEQLPLIKYRRFNELFHMAFLEQAFEPSYVMTCDDARTAMHWAEQQIGVALVPRTLAETYDGGQVMIRSLADRRFDTQLVLATTPESLATPMVAGLLAQFPQAQALD from the coding sequence ATGAATTTAAAACAGTTACGGTATTTTTTAGCAGTGGCTGAAGAGGGCCAGATGACAGCTGCCGCGAAGCGTTTGCACGTGGCACAACCACCCTTGAGCTATCAGATTAAACAACTAGAGTTGGAACTCGGTGTAGTCTTATTTAAGCGACTACCCCAAGGTGTTACGGTGACGGCGGCTGGGCAATTATTAGTTGGCTACGCCCAGCAGCTGACGCAGTTGTCGGCGACCGCTGAAAATAAGGTCCGGGCGTTGGCGCAGGGGATTACGGGCACTTTGAATTTAGGGACGGTCTCATCATCGGCGGGCGTCATGCCGAATCAGGCACTGTTGCAGTGGTTGAAACAACATCCAGATGTTCAGTTAGACTTAACCGAGGGGAATACATATGAATTATTAGATGATCTCCATAAACGACTGTTAGATGTCGCTATCTTGCGAACGCCGTTTAATCAGCAACACTTAGTTTGTCGCTATTTTCCGGCGGAACGAATGGTTGCGGTGTTGCCTCGCCGTTATTCGCAATTCGCACAGCGGCGGCAATTACGATTAAGCGACCTTGAGCAGTTACCCCTAATCAAATATCGGCGTTTTAATGAGCTATTTCATATGGCATTTTTGGAACAAGCGTTTGAACCAAGCTATGTGATGACTTGTGATGATGCACGGACAGCGATGCATTGGGCTGAACAACAGATTGGGGTGGCCCTAGTACCCCGTACTTTAGCCGAAACGTATGACGGTGGTCAAGTGATGATTCGCTCGTTAGCTGACCGGCGATTCGATACACAATTAGTCTTAGCGACAACCCCAGAGTCACTGGCAACGCCTATGGTGGCTGGTTTGCTGGCCCAATTCCCCCAAGCTCAAGCGCTAGACTGA
- a CDS encoding peptide ABC transporter substrate-binding protein, translating to MNLKTAAKVTVVAGASLLFLAACGSKSNSSSTSSKQTATITESAELPTMDLSKSTDVVSSNMLNNTNEGLYRLGKDSKITPGIAKSTTVSKDGKTYTFTLRKNAKWSNGEKVTAKDFVYGWQRTVNPKTASQYAYLYSGIKNADQIVAGKKPVSTLGIKADGDYKLTVTLDKPISYFKKLMGFVNFFPQNEKAVKQYGSKYGTTSSAMVYNGPYKMTGWKGTNLTWTLQKNKDYWDAKNVKMSSLKFQVVKDASTGLNLFNSNKVDDITLSGTQVKSYKNNKNFIARKSASTFYVEFNQNDSNKALAKAFKNKKIRQALSMAISRKQFVNDVLADGSTAAKGYVSSDLAKSPTNKKDFADDAYVASGVEYNMTKARKLLNEGLKEVGESSLNIKLLSDDTDGGKKSTEYLQGQWQKLSSKIKVTNQNVPFKTRLQRSQNGDFDTVISAWNADFTDPISFLSLFTSDNSYNNGRYNSAAYDTAVNNAEGKDANDTTTRWNDMVTAEKQLMTDQGIAPIYQKTEAHLMRTNLKGIIYNTAGSQYNYKYMYVK from the coding sequence ATGAATTTAAAGACAGCTGCTAAAGTAACTGTCGTTGCCGGGGCATCCTTGTTGTTCTTGGCAGCGTGCGGTTCAAAGAGTAACTCATCATCAACATCAAGTAAGCAGACCGCGACGATCACTGAATCGGCCGAATTGCCAACGATGGATTTATCAAAATCAACTGATGTGGTTAGTTCCAACATGTTGAATAACACCAATGAAGGGTTATACCGGTTGGGCAAAGATAGCAAGATCACACCTGGGATTGCTAAATCAACGACCGTTTCCAAAGATGGTAAAACATATACGTTCACGTTACGAAAGAACGCCAAATGGAGCAATGGCGAAAAAGTTACTGCCAAAGATTTCGTTTATGGTTGGCAACGAACTGTTAATCCAAAAACTGCGTCACAATACGCATACTTATATTCAGGCATCAAGAATGCTGACCAAATCGTGGCCGGCAAAAAACCTGTTTCAACCTTGGGGATTAAAGCGGACGGCGATTACAAGTTAACTGTTACGTTGGATAAGCCAATCTCATACTTCAAGAAATTAATGGGCTTTGTTAACTTCTTCCCACAAAATGAAAAAGCCGTTAAGCAATATGGGTCTAAGTATGGGACGACGAGTTCAGCAATGGTCTACAACGGTCCTTACAAGATGACTGGTTGGAAAGGGACTAACTTAACTTGGACCTTGCAAAAGAACAAGGATTACTGGGATGCTAAGAACGTTAAGATGAGCAGCCTGAAGTTCCAAGTTGTTAAGGATGCTTCAACTGGTTTGAACTTGTTCAACTCAAACAAGGTTGATGATATTACCCTTTCTGGGACCCAAGTTAAGAGCTACAAGAACAACAAGAACTTTATTGCCCGTAAGAGTGCGTCAACCTTCTATGTTGAATTCAACCAAAACGATAGCAATAAAGCGTTAGCTAAGGCCTTCAAGAATAAGAAGATTCGTCAAGCCTTATCAATGGCAATCAGCCGGAAACAATTCGTCAATGATGTCTTGGCTGATGGCTCAACCGCTGCTAAGGGTTATGTGTCATCTGATTTAGCTAAGAGTCCAACCAATAAGAAAGACTTTGCGGATGATGCCTACGTTGCTAGTGGTGTTGAATACAACATGACGAAGGCCCGTAAGTTACTTAATGAAGGGCTTAAAGAAGTCGGGGAATCTAGCTTAAACATTAAATTACTTTCTGATGATACTGATGGTGGTAAGAAGTCGACTGAGTACTTACAAGGTCAATGGCAGAAGCTTTCATCTAAGATCAAGGTTACTAACCAAAACGTCCCATTCAAGACACGTTTACAACGGTCACAAAATGGCGACTTTGATACGGTAATTTCTGCATGGAATGCCGACTTTACTGATCCAATCTCATTCTTGTCACTCTTCACTTCTGACAACTCATACAACAATGGTCGCTACAACAGTGCTGCCTACGATACAGCGGTTAACAATGCTGAAGGCAAAGATGCTAACGATACCACGACCCGTTGGAATGACATGGTCACTGCTGAAAAGCAATTAATGACGGATCAAGGGATTGCACCAATCTATCAAAAGACGGAAGCGCACTTGATGCGGACCAATTTGAAGGGCATCATCTACAATACCGCGGGTTCACAATATAACTACAAGTACATGTACGTTAAGTAG
- a CDS encoding DUF1634 domain-containing protein produces the protein MIQKNSKAAEMRQVERLIGRILRIGVIVSALVIGLGLILMVMRGNGGYPNGIQPTGFRTIFNGVMALKPYAVIMLGLFLLILTPTLRVVVSIYAFAIEKDHLYVWITTLVLVILIIASVIGYLGH, from the coding sequence ATGATTCAAAAAAACAGTAAAGCGGCTGAGATGCGGCAAGTCGAACGACTAATTGGCCGTATCTTACGTATTGGGGTCATTGTTTCGGCGTTAGTGATTGGTCTGGGCCTTATTTTGATGGTGATGCGCGGTAATGGTGGCTATCCCAATGGGATTCAACCGACCGGATTCCGAACTATTTTTAATGGTGTCATGGCTTTAAAACCCTATGCAGTTATTATGTTGGGCCTATTTTTACTGATTTTAACGCCTACCTTGCGGGTAGTGGTGTCAATCTATGCCTTTGCGATCGAAAAGGATCACCTCTACGTTTGGATTACGACGTTAGTCTTAGTCATTTTAATCATTGCGTCAGTCATCGGTTATTTAGGGCATTAA
- a CDS encoding CsbD family protein — MKKLLMFIVLVLGGSGVYWLFRNKERLEAQAHGLDDELLGKAEQVKVSLNGDTKTKLRGNWREGRGHVKQQLSRWQAAQQ; from the coding sequence ATGAAGAAATTACTGATGTTTATTGTTTTAGTGTTAGGTGGTAGTGGGGTTTATTGGCTGTTTCGCAATAAGGAACGACTGGAAGCTCAAGCTCATGGCTTGGACGACGAGCTTTTAGGTAAAGCGGAACAAGTTAAAGTTAGCCTGAATGGGGATACCAAAACTAAATTGCGTGGTAATTGGCGTGAAGGGCGCGGCCATGTCAAACAGCAATTGAGTCGTTGGCAAGCGGCGCAGCAGTAA
- a CDS encoding sulfite exporter TauE/SafE family protein: MTYSLLLLLGVGLLAGIFGAILGIGGGLIITPVLTLGMGLDIKYAIGASIIAVIATSSGATIAYLKDDMLNLRVAMFLEIATTVGAVLGAVLTGLVHANFLYFLFGALLVFTTYNMIRKLLSKASDAQNVQADQLATKLNLNGTYYDKALKEQVDYQVQNVPGGFTMMFGAGFASGLLGIGSGAFKVLAMDTIMHMPLKPSSATSNLMMGVTAAASAMVYFFNGSIKPGIAAPLAIGILVGALIGTRIMEHLKPRLIRMIFVPVMLYLGIQMIAKGFGVTI; the protein is encoded by the coding sequence GTGACATATTCATTATTATTATTGTTGGGCGTCGGCTTATTAGCTGGCATTTTTGGTGCAATTCTAGGGATTGGTGGGGGCTTAATTATTACGCCGGTCCTGACGTTAGGGATGGGACTAGATATTAAATATGCGATTGGGGCCAGTATCATTGCCGTAATTGCGACTAGTTCAGGCGCGACAATTGCGTATTTAAAAGACGACATGTTGAATTTAAGAGTGGCCATGTTCTTAGAGATTGCAACCACCGTGGGGGCAGTTTTGGGGGCCGTGTTGACGGGCCTTGTTCATGCGAACTTTCTTTATTTCTTATTTGGCGCACTATTAGTTTTCACAACTTACAATATGATTCGCAAGTTGCTCAGTAAAGCCAGCGATGCACAGAATGTGCAAGCGGATCAGTTAGCGACGAAGCTCAATTTAAATGGGACTTACTATGATAAGGCGCTTAAAGAACAAGTTGATTATCAAGTTCAAAACGTTCCGGGCGGATTTACCATGATGTTTGGTGCCGGCTTTGCGAGTGGGTTATTAGGTATCGGTAGTGGGGCCTTCAAGGTGTTAGCTATGGATACGATTATGCATATGCCGCTCAAGCCATCATCCGCGACGTCCAACTTAATGATGGGCGTTACTGCAGCGGCCAGTGCGATGGTTTACTTCTTTAATGGGTCAATTAAACCTGGAATTGCGGCGCCGTTAGCGATTGGCATCTTAGTCGGGGCCTTAATTGGAACCCGGATTATGGAGCATTTAAAACCACGTTTAATTCGGATGATTTTCGTACCGGTCATGCTTTACTTAGGCATCCAAATGATTGCTAAAGGATTTGGGGTGACCATCTAA
- a CDS encoding ribonuclease H family protein produces MAKKQFYAVRAGYKTGIYQTWAACQQQINGYSGAQYKGFMTRTEAEAYLHGQARPTKSGQTVRTSPKVSAAKESEITVYTDGGNRNTGNVQGGQVRSTDKSAWAYQIQTADEQLTGTGGEWGATNNRMEIMALLQALDRLTKLNKTTATILVIMDSKYVLDAIQKGWLTSWRQHGWRRAKGELINAELWQALYQQLQPFKHLDFKWVKGHANTSGNNAVDQLLNTTMDQMKAGQPIPVQNATAKLAPTRPLTMSRGIYLQRRPHKQRLSRQRHRCQLMTNKNNSQ; encoded by the coding sequence ATGGCAAAAAAACAATTTTATGCGGTTCGCGCCGGTTATAAAACAGGGATTTATCAGACTTGGGCGGCGTGTCAGCAGCAGATTAATGGCTATAGTGGTGCTCAATATAAAGGATTTATGACTCGTACGGAAGCCGAAGCGTATCTGCACGGTCAAGCAAGGCCAACTAAGTCAGGTCAAACGGTTAGAACCAGTCCAAAAGTGAGTGCGGCTAAAGAAAGTGAGATTACTGTTTATACGGATGGCGGTAATCGAAATACTGGGAATGTCCAGGGGGGCCAAGTGCGGTCGACCGACAAATCAGCTTGGGCGTATCAGATTCAAACTGCCGATGAGCAATTAACGGGAACCGGTGGCGAGTGGGGGGCCACAAATAACCGGATGGAAATCATGGCTTTGTTACAGGCACTTGATCGGTTAACTAAGTTAAATAAAACGACTGCAACAATTTTAGTGATTATGGACTCAAAATACGTCTTGGATGCCATTCAAAAGGGGTGGTTAACAAGTTGGCGGCAACACGGCTGGCGGCGAGCTAAAGGTGAACTGATTAACGCCGAACTTTGGCAGGCCCTTTATCAGCAGTTACAGCCCTTTAAGCACTTGGACTTTAAATGGGTTAAGGGACATGCCAATACTAGTGGCAATAATGCCGTCGATCAGTTATTGAACACGACGATGGACCAAATGAAAGCGGGACAACCGATTCCAGTTCAAAATGCGACGGCCAAGTTAGCCCCAACGCGCCCTCTAACCATGAGCAGGGGGATTTACTTGCAAAGAAGGCCTCACAAGCAACGACTAAGTCGGCAGCGGCATCGCTGCCAGTTAATGACCAACAAAAACAACAGTCAGTAG
- a CDS encoding ABC transporter permease, with translation MADNVNDVEIKPGAFEPLDKQAGPDNEKIAAPSLTFGQDVWRRLKSNKTAFTSFIVLILLFLMAFAGQTVYHHNPNDQSPKYANLPPKIPGVGIHGLNGHITQSGEDVDAYKQAGASSNVHYLLGTDYLGRDLLARIMYGTRVSLEIALIATLIDLTIGVGFGIFSGWRGGRVDLFMQRIIEILSSIPALVVMVLMATAFQKTGMASIIAALALINWTTMARLTRAQTLQLKNQDFILAARTLGESSTKIAWKHLLPNLSSIIIIQTMFTIPNAIFFEAFLSYIGIGISSPQASLGTLISDGQKNFQFLPYQMWYPAIVLIVLMLAFNLLGDGMRDAFDPKSKR, from the coding sequence ATGGCAGATAATGTAAATGATGTTGAAATTAAGCCCGGAGCTTTTGAACCATTAGATAAGCAGGCCGGGCCCGATAATGAAAAAATTGCCGCACCTTCCTTAACTTTCGGTCAAGATGTTTGGCGGCGGCTTAAGTCGAATAAAACGGCTTTTACCAGTTTTATCGTCTTAATTTTACTTTTCTTGATGGCCTTTGCTGGGCAAACGGTCTATCATCACAATCCAAATGATCAATCACCGAAGTATGCGAACTTACCACCGAAGATTCCGGGTGTCGGTATTCATGGCTTGAATGGGCATATTACCCAATCGGGTGAAGATGTGGATGCTTATAAGCAAGCCGGTGCGAGTTCCAACGTTCATTACCTCTTAGGGACCGACTATTTAGGTCGTGACTTATTGGCACGGATTATGTATGGGACCCGAGTTTCATTAGAAATTGCTTTAATTGCGACGCTGATTGATTTGACCATTGGGGTCGGATTCGGGATATTCTCCGGTTGGCGTGGTGGGCGCGTGGATTTGTTTATGCAACGTATTATTGAAATCCTCTCGTCCATTCCCGCGCTAGTTGTGATGGTTTTGATGGCGACCGCTTTCCAAAAAACCGGGATGGCCTCAATCATTGCAGCGTTGGCTTTAATTAACTGGACCACGATGGCCCGCCTAACGCGAGCGCAGACGTTACAATTGAAAAACCAAGATTTTATTTTGGCAGCGCGAACGTTGGGTGAGTCTTCAACCAAGATTGCTTGGAAGCACTTGTTGCCAAACCTATCAAGTATCATCATTATCCAAACGATGTTCACGATTCCAAATGCGATCTTCTTTGAAGCGTTCTTGAGTTATATTGGGATTGGGATTAGTTCACCACAAGCGTCATTAGGGACTTTGATCTCCGATGGGCAAAAGAACTTCCAATTCTTACCATACCAAATGTGGTATCCAGCAATTGTCTTGATTGTCTTGATGCTGGCCTTTAACTTATTAGGCGATGGTATGCGGGATGCATTTGATCCGAAATCGAAACGATAG
- a CDS encoding ABC transporter ATP-binding protein, translated as MPDERKKILEVHHLKQYFNVGKKDEVRAVDDVSFDIYEGETFGLVGESGSGKTTTGRSIIHLYEPTDGQILFDGQDVSKLHTKAEKHAFRRNMQMIFQDPYASLNPRMKVKDIVAEGIDIHGLAKDDADRTKQVEDLLETVGLNKDHSSRYPHEFSGGQRQRIGIARALAVEPKFIIADEPISALDVSIQAQVVNLMKELQVKHNLTYLFIAHDLSMVKYISDRIGVMHYGKILEIGPADEVYTHPLHAYTKSLISAVPVPDPEFERNRKQVPYDDSREMDDKKRRMVEIAPGHFVRASEDEIPMYTERAIKAGLVTSD; from the coding sequence ATGCCAGATGAACGTAAAAAAATTCTAGAAGTCCATCATTTAAAGCAATATTTTAATGTTGGCAAAAAAGACGAAGTTCGGGCGGTTGATGACGTCTCCTTTGATATTTATGAAGGCGAAACGTTCGGGTTGGTTGGTGAATCTGGTTCCGGTAAGACCACCACTGGTCGTTCTATCATCCACTTATATGAACCAACTGATGGTCAGATTCTCTTTGATGGTCAAGATGTTTCTAAGTTGCATACTAAGGCGGAAAAGCATGCTTTTCGGCGTAACATGCAGATGATTTTCCAAGATCCATATGCCTCCTTGAATCCTCGGATGAAGGTCAAAGATATCGTAGCCGAAGGGATAGATATTCATGGCCTGGCTAAAGATGATGCTGATCGGACGAAACAAGTAGAAGATTTGTTGGAAACCGTGGGCTTAAATAAGGACCATTCGAGCCGTTACCCACATGAATTCTCTGGTGGTCAACGACAACGAATCGGGATTGCCCGGGCTTTAGCGGTTGAACCGAAATTTATCATTGCGGATGAACCAATCTCGGCCTTAGACGTGTCGATCCAAGCCCAAGTGGTTAACTTGATGAAAGAACTACAAGTGAAGCATAATTTGACTTACTTGTTTATTGCCCATGATTTATCCATGGTTAAATATATCAGTGATCGTATTGGGGTGATGCATTACGGGAAGATTCTCGAAATCGGTCCCGCGGATGAAGTCTATACCCATCCGTTACATGCCTATACCAAAAGCTTGATTTCAGCTGTTCCGGTGCCAGATCCTGAATTTGAACGGAATCGGAAGCAAGTGCCATATGATGATTCCCGTGAAATGGATGATAAAAAGCGGCGGATGGTCGAAATTGCGCCAGGACACTTTGTTCGGGCCAGTGAAGATGAAATTCCAATGTATACTGAACGGGCGATTAAAGCCGGTTTAGTGACTTCTGATTAG
- the opp3b gene encoding oligopeptide ABC transporter permease has translation MRKYLLKRIFYLFLTLFIVATATFFLMKLMPGTPLQNEAKLTASEKASILAQYGLDKPVWLQYLVYIGGIFKGSLGLSFQFSDQAVSYLIGSRMGPSMQLGGQAMVVGVVFGIILGAIGAIRKDTWADRLATVVSILGIAVPSFVLAILLQYYLGLKLSLFPVAGWEGFAYTVLPTLALAASPLAETARFIRTDMVDVLSSDYIELAKAKGLSKFGIVYHHALRNSLIPMVTLIGPLAAALMTGSMVVENIFSVPGIGEQFVKSILVNDYPTIMGVTIFYSALLCLLLLLTDIVYGIIDPRIRLSGNGD, from the coding sequence ATGAGAAAGTATCTCTTAAAGCGGATATTTTACTTGTTCCTGACATTATTCATTGTGGCTACGGCCACGTTCTTCCTGATGAAGCTAATGCCCGGAACGCCGCTACAAAATGAAGCCAAGTTGACTGCTAGTGAAAAAGCGTCGATTTTAGCGCAATATGGATTAGATAAACCGGTCTGGTTACAATATCTGGTTTATATTGGCGGTATCTTTAAAGGTAGTCTCGGGTTATCCTTCCAATTTAGCGATCAAGCCGTTAGTTACTTGATTGGTAGTCGGATGGGGCCTTCCATGCAACTTGGTGGGCAAGCCATGGTCGTTGGGGTTGTCTTTGGGATTATCCTTGGTGCCATTGGCGCCATTCGGAAAGATACTTGGGCAGACCGTTTGGCGACGGTGGTGTCAATCTTAGGGATTGCGGTACCAAGTTTCGTTTTGGCGATTCTATTGCAATACTATCTTGGCTTGAAGCTCAGTTTGTTCCCAGTTGCTGGGTGGGAGGGCTTTGCGTATACCGTCTTGCCAACCTTAGCGTTAGCGGCCAGTCCGTTAGCCGAAACTGCCCGTTTCATTCGAACCGACATGGTGGATGTTTTGAGCTCAGATTATATTGAGTTAGCCAAGGCGAAAGGCCTGTCGAAGTTCGGGATTGTTTACCATCATGCGTTGCGGAACAGTTTGATTCCAATGGTGACCTTGATTGGACCACTCGCCGCCGCTTTGATGACGGGGTCGATGGTTGTTGAAAACATCTTCTCAGTTCCTGGGATTGGGGAACAATTTGTCAAATCAATCCTGGTCAATGACTACCCAACGATCATGGGTGTGACGATCTTCTATTCTGCTTTACTTTGCTTGTTATTATTATTGACTGATATCGTCTACGGCATCATTGATCCGCGGATTCGTTTAAGTGGAAATGGGGACTAG